Proteins encoded by one window of Fischerella sp. PCC 9605:
- a CDS encoding NAD-dependent epimerase/dehydratase family protein, which yields MADHNRRSHPVAVALLGAGYISDFHIRALCLLPNVEVRAICDLNRRLAQRFAEAKGIPNVYNDLGEMLSREQLDVVHILTPPHVHFTTGSQVIEAGVDALIEKPLCHKVTYCQELRKLADAAGRAIAVSNNFLYFPVYEKLVADLRSGRLGQIDQIDIVWNKELGLLKGGPFGAWMLQSPKNILFEVAPHSFVHLIHLLGQPDSISVDVHDKVELPRGLEFYRRWEIRGWQGNTSIRLRFSFIDGYPEHYIHIRGTNAVARVDFENNTYVCQEHTPYLLDVDRYANVVTSARDSLLQASGTLTSFVLSKMGLSKASGPFPYSIARTIESFYNGRGGILDERLSPAISEAAVALAEWVAREANLPIPDQAVSVVNELAEPIVPKSTVLVIGGTGFIGQALVRRLRKDGYGVRILARDPNSCPAELRNLGVEFAKGDFADANAVEAALDGIRYVYHLARGNGKTWSEYLETDVKPTRKVAELCLKHGIERLFYASSIAIYYAGKNTSTITEETKPHDDIIRVAPYARSKVENERSLLELHHQQGLPVVIFRPGVVLGRGGNPYHWGIAAWPYSSVCSLYGDGNNPLPIVLVDDVADAMVRAIAVPGIEGESYNLASTPCITANEYLDEFERQANIKLRRVATAAWKSYTEALFKWAIKSIGRDPNAAFPSYADCEGRSFAATFDSSKAERQLGWSPVKDRETIIREGIHIPVEEFFR from the coding sequence ATGGCTGATCACAATCGACGTAGTCACCCCGTTGCCGTCGCGCTTCTCGGCGCTGGCTACATTTCTGATTTCCACATTCGGGCGCTGTGCTTGTTACCCAACGTCGAGGTACGAGCCATCTGCGATTTGAACCGCAGACTAGCACAGCGATTTGCCGAGGCCAAGGGCATACCGAACGTCTACAACGATCTGGGCGAGATGCTGTCTCGCGAACAGCTAGACGTTGTTCACATCCTGACGCCGCCTCACGTTCACTTCACGACTGGTAGCCAAGTGATAGAGGCTGGTGTTGATGCCCTGATTGAGAAGCCACTGTGCCACAAAGTTACTTACTGCCAGGAATTACGCAAGCTTGCAGATGCTGCGGGTAGAGCGATCGCTGTTAGCAACAACTTCCTGTATTTCCCGGTGTATGAGAAGTTGGTAGCCGATCTGCGTAGCGGTCGGTTAGGGCAGATCGATCAAATAGACATAGTTTGGAACAAAGAACTTGGACTGCTCAAAGGCGGCCCATTTGGGGCGTGGATGCTCCAGTCACCAAAGAACATTCTATTTGAGGTAGCTCCCCATTCATTCGTCCACCTTATCCATCTCCTCGGTCAGCCCGATTCAATTTCCGTCGATGTCCATGATAAAGTGGAACTGCCGCGCGGGCTAGAATTTTACCGTCGCTGGGAAATCCGAGGTTGGCAGGGTAACACCAGCATCCGGCTGCGGTTTTCGTTCATTGATGGATATCCAGAACACTACATCCATATTCGCGGCACGAATGCAGTGGCGCGGGTGGACTTCGAGAACAACACCTACGTCTGCCAAGAGCATACTCCCTACCTACTCGATGTCGATCGCTATGCCAATGTAGTAACTAGTGCCCGTGACTCTCTACTGCAAGCTAGTGGTACATTGACCAGTTTCGTGCTATCGAAAATGGGTCTATCCAAAGCATCAGGCCCATTCCCCTACAGCATCGCGCGAACAATCGAGAGCTTTTATAACGGTAGGGGAGGGATTCTGGACGAGAGGTTGAGTCCGGCAATTAGTGAAGCCGCAGTTGCACTAGCTGAGTGGGTTGCCCGCGAGGCTAATTTGCCAATACCCGATCAAGCGGTATCTGTTGTCAACGAATTGGCCGAGCCGATCGTACCAAAATCTACAGTGCTGGTGATTGGCGGTACGGGTTTCATTGGTCAAGCCCTGGTGCGCCGCCTCCGTAAAGACGGTTATGGCGTCCGCATTCTTGCCCGCGATCCCAATAGCTGCCCGGCAGAATTACGTAACCTCGGAGTTGAGTTTGCCAAGGGCGACTTTGCTGATGCCAACGCCGTGGAGGCTGCGCTGGATGGCATCCGCTATGTTTACCACCTAGCACGGGGCAACGGCAAAACCTGGAGCGAGTACCTAGAAACTGACGTTAAGCCTACGCGCAAAGTTGCTGAGTTATGTCTCAAACACGGTATTGAGCGGCTGTTTTACGCATCTTCAATTGCGATTTACTATGCTGGCAAGAACACATCGACCATTACGGAAGAAACCAAACCTCATGATGACATAATCCGCGTTGCCCCCTATGCGAGATCGAAAGTAGAAAATGAGCGATCGCTGCTGGAACTCCATCACCAACAGGGCTTACCTGTAGTTATTTTCCGTCCGGGTGTGGTACTCGGTCGCGGTGGCAATCCTTACCACTGGGGAATTGCCGCTTGGCCCTACAGTTCAGTGTGCAGCCTCTACGGTGATGGCAATAACCCCTTACCGATTGTGCTTGTAGATGACGTTGCTGATGCGATGGTGCGGGCGATCGCAGTACCAGGTATTGAAGGTGAGTCTTACAACCTTGCCAGTACCCCTTGTATCACAGCTAATGAATACCTCGATGAGTTTGAGCGTCAGGCGAACATCAAACTACGACGGGTAGCCACAGCTGCTTGGAAATCGTACACCGAAGCCCTTTTTAAGTGGGCAATCAAGAGCATCGGTCGCGATCCCAACGCCGCGTTTCCCAGCTATGCAGATTGCGAGGGTCGCAGCTTTGCTGCTACGTTTGATTCCTCAAAAGCAGAGCGTCAGCTGGGCTGGTCGCCAGTCAAAGACCGCGAAACTATTATCCGCGAAGGCATACATATTCCTGTTGAAGAGTTCTTTAGGTAG